In Phycisphaerae bacterium RAS2, the DNA window ATGATGCCGTCGCAGCAGATGCGGCTGGAACAGCGGCTCACGCCGCAGTTAATCCAGTCGATGGAGATTCTCACGCTGCCGCTGATGGCGCTGGAAGCGCGGGTGCGCGAGGAGCTGGAATCCAATCCCGTGCTTGAATTGCTCGAGCCGGAACCCGGCGCGGAGTCAACCGCATCCCCCAAGGAAGACCTGCCCGCGACGGAAGCCAATCTCGCCGAGGCCGAGAGCTTCGAGCGTCTGGACCGCATGACGCGCGAGTTGGAGTTGGACCCGGGTGATCTGCCTTTCGGGCGCGCCGGGAGTTCCGCCGCCAGCGGCGAGCGCGACGCAAAGCTCGACGCGATGGCCAATACGGCCTCACGCGAGGAATCGCTCCGCGATCAATTGTCGCGCCAATGGTCGCTCATGGAAATGCCCGAAGCGCTGCGCCGGCCGGGCCAGGTGCTGATCGACTGGATGGATGACGACGGTTATCTGCGCAGCGAGGCCGAGCATCATTCAAAGGGCGGCAATGGCGACGAGCAGATGGAAGCCACGCCGCTCATCATCCAGCGCACGCCCGACGAAGCGCGGCGGCTTCTGGAGGAGATCGGCACCGGCGCGCATCCGTCCATCGACGTGGCGGTGTTGGAGCAGGCACTGACGCTTGTGCAGACCCTGGAGCCGATGGGGGTCGGCGCACGGGACTTGACCGAGTGCCTGCTGATTCAGCTCGCCGGTCAGGAAGACGTTGATCCGCTTTGCGAAGAGATCGTGCGCAAGTATCTCGTGGAGCTGGCGAAGAACAACTTCCCCGCCGTTGCGAAGGCCACCGGGAGGGACATCGAAGAAATCAAGGACGCCCTGCGTGTCATCGGTCGCTTGAATCACCATCCCGGCCATCTGGTGCGACAGGGCGACGTTCAGGGAATCACGCCGGACATCATCGTGGAGAACGTGGAAGAGGGCGACGGGTATGACGTTCGCCTCGCGCGGGGCAACACGCCGCGCCTGCGGATCAGCGCGCAGTATCGCGAGATGCTCCAGGATCGAGATGCGGACAAAGAGGCCCGCGAGTTCATCCGCCGGCGCATGGAAGCGGCGACGACCATCATCGACGCCATCGCGTTCCGTCGGCAGCGGCTGCTTGAAATTGCGAAGATCATCCTCGACCGTCAGCGCGAGTTCTTCGACTTCGGGCCGCAGTTTCTCAAAGTACTGCGCATGCGCGATCTCGCCGAGGAATTGAGCTGCGATGCGTCGACGATCAGCCGGACCGTCGACGGGAAATACATCCAGACGCCGCGCGGCATTTTCCCGCTTCGCATGTTCTTCACCGGCGGCACGACCGACGGCAGCGGCGAGGCCGTCAGTTGGAACAGCATCAAGGCAAAAGTGAAGGAGATCATCGACAAGGAGGACAAGAAGAACCCCCTGTCCGATGACGAAATCGTGAAGCTTCTCACCGAGTCAGGCGGCACACCCATCGCCCGCCGCACCGTCGCCAAGTATCGCGCGCAGCTCAACATTCCGTCGGTCCGCGAGCGGCGAGAATACTGAATTGCATTTCTATGGCGTGACGGCGACCGATGCGGCGACGCGCGGTTCGATGGAAGACGCCGCGCGCTCGCGTGGCGTCGGCAATGCGCGCCGCGCAGCCGTTGCGATCCCCTCGGCGTCGATGCCCGCCTGCGCGAGTTGCCCGGCTCGCGGGCCGTGCGCGATGA includes these proteins:
- the rpoN gene encoding RNA polymerase sigma-54 factor codes for the protein MSMMPSQQMRLEQRLTPQLIQSMEILTLPLMALEARVREELESNPVLELLEPEPGAESTASPKEDLPATEANLAEAESFERLDRMTRELELDPGDLPFGRAGSSAASGERDAKLDAMANTASREESLRDQLSRQWSLMEMPEALRRPGQVLIDWMDDDGYLRSEAEHHSKGGNGDEQMEATPLIIQRTPDEARRLLEEIGTGAHPSIDVAVLEQALTLVQTLEPMGVGARDLTECLLIQLAGQEDVDPLCEEIVRKYLVELAKNNFPAVAKATGRDIEEIKDALRVIGRLNHHPGHLVRQGDVQGITPDIIVENVEEGDGYDVRLARGNTPRLRISAQYREMLQDRDADKEAREFIRRRMEAATTIIDAIAFRRQRLLEIAKIILDRQREFFDFGPQFLKVLRMRDLAEELSCDASTISRTVDGKYIQTPRGIFPLRMFFTGGTTDGSGEAVSWNSIKAKVKEIIDKEDKKNPLSDDEIVKLLTESGGTPIARRTVAKYRAQLNIPSVRERREY